In Paenibacillus sp. G2S3, a single window of DNA contains:
- the kduD gene encoding 2-dehydro-3-deoxy-D-gluconate 5-dehydrogenase KduD — MSSSLFSLAGKTALVTGAAQGLGQGIALAFAEAGADIASVSLNTSQETVNAAKAFGVKAVSIESDLSDHSNLQNTFDQALELTGHVDILVNCAGMIRRTPAKDHSEKDWFDVINLNLNTVFLLSQIAGRHFLERGSGKIINIASMLSYQGGINVPGYTASKHGVAGLTKAFANEWAGSGLNINAIAPGYMATENTAPIRADQSRSDAILDRIPAARWGTPDDVKGPAVFLASAASDYLNGHILNVDGGWMAR; from the coding sequence ATGTCATCATCATTATTCAGCTTGGCAGGTAAAACAGCACTCGTAACCGGTGCAGCTCAAGGTCTTGGACAAGGCATTGCCCTTGCCTTCGCAGAAGCAGGTGCGGATATTGCATCCGTATCGCTTAATACAAGTCAAGAAACCGTAAACGCTGCAAAAGCCTTTGGCGTAAAAGCGGTTAGCATCGAATCTGACTTAAGTGATCATAGCAACCTGCAAAACACATTTGACCAAGCACTTGAGCTGACTGGTCATGTTGACATTCTCGTGAACTGTGCAGGGATGATCCGCCGTACTCCAGCAAAAGACCATAGTGAAAAAGACTGGTTTGATGTTATTAACCTAAACTTGAACACAGTGTTCCTTCTGTCTCAGATCGCTGGCCGCCACTTCCTGGAAAGAGGATCCGGCAAAATTATTAACATTGCCTCCATGCTCTCCTATCAAGGCGGAATCAATGTCCCTGGCTACACCGCGAGCAAACACGGTGTTGCTGGTCTTACTAAAGCTTTCGCCAATGAATGGGCAGGCTCTGGTCTGAACATCAATGCGATTGCACCGGGCTACATGGCGACTGAAAATACAGCTCCAATCCGCGCCGACCAAAGTCGTTCGGACGCTATCTTAGATCGTATTCCAGCTGCACGTTGGGGAACACCTGATGATGTTAAAGGACCTGCTGTATTCTTGGCTTCCGCAGCTTCCGACTATTTGAATGGTCACATTCTTAATGTGGACGGCGGATGGATGGCTAGATAA
- the kduI gene encoding 5-dehydro-4-deoxy-D-glucuronate isomerase: MERRFASHPNEVKQFDTERLRKEFHIPVIFAPDELKLVLTHEDRMIVGGANPVKEEVVLTTDLKELGVTYFLERRELGIINVGGKGSVVVDGTEYEVDFKECLYVGQGSKDVIFKSADASKPAKFYFNSAPAHQSYPTTKTTLAESESGAMGGLENSNERTIHRFIHTNGVQSAQLVMGMTQLKPGSMWNTMPAHTHPRRMEAYFYFDLPDDSVVFHLMGEPNETRHIVMQNEQAVISPSWSIHSGVGTHNYTFIWSMAGDNKRYDDMDPVSMKELQ; the protein is encoded by the coding sequence ATGGAAAGACGTTTCGCATCCCATCCTAATGAAGTTAAGCAGTTTGACACTGAGCGCCTCCGTAAGGAATTCCACATTCCTGTCATTTTTGCACCAGATGAGCTGAAGCTTGTACTTACCCATGAAGATCGCATGATCGTTGGCGGCGCTAATCCTGTTAAAGAAGAAGTTGTACTTACAACTGACCTTAAAGAGCTTGGGGTTACTTACTTCTTGGAACGCCGTGAGCTGGGGATCATCAATGTTGGCGGTAAAGGTTCGGTTGTTGTTGATGGTACAGAATATGAAGTAGATTTCAAAGAATGTCTATATGTTGGTCAAGGTTCTAAAGATGTTATTTTCAAAAGTGCAGACGCTTCCAAGCCCGCCAAATTTTATTTTAATTCTGCTCCTGCTCATCAATCTTACCCAACTACCAAAACTACACTGGCTGAATCGGAATCCGGTGCGATGGGCGGTTTGGAGAACTCCAACGAGCGTACAATCCACCGCTTCATTCATACTAATGGCGTACAAAGCGCTCAGCTAGTTATGGGTATGACTCAACTGAAGCCAGGTAGCATGTGGAATACGATGCCAGCACATACACATCCACGCCGGATGGAAGCTTATTTCTATTTCGATCTACCGGACGATTCCGTTGTGTTCCACTTGATGGGAGAGCCAAATGAAACTCGCCATATCGTAATGCAAAATGAGCAAGCGGTTATTTCTCCAAGCTGGTCCATCCACAGTGGTGTTGGTACTCATAACTATACTTTTATCTGGAGTATGGCAGGCGATAATAAAAGATATGATGATATGGACCCCGTATCCATGAAAGAACTACAATAG
- a CDS encoding bifunctional transcriptional activator/DNA repair enzyme AdaA, which produces MTEEQWRAILQNDAAYNDKFFYAVKTTGIFCRPSCKSKAPNRENARIFQNAEQALESGFRPCKRCKPTGERLPDKEWVAVMTEYIDIHYRESLTLETLAEVCHGSPYHLHRTFKKVTGITPVDYIQQKRIDQASEYLVSTERAVADIGLHVGLPNTSYFITLFKKKTGHTPTQYRQLNKVELTKHSELILEEQKHGE; this is translated from the coding sequence ATGACTGAGGAGCAATGGCGGGCTATTTTGCAAAATGATGCAGCCTATAACGATAAATTCTTTTATGCTGTGAAGACTACGGGAATCTTTTGCCGACCTTCCTGTAAGTCCAAAGCACCTAATCGAGAGAATGCACGTATCTTTCAAAATGCAGAACAAGCATTAGAATCTGGATTTCGTCCCTGTAAAAGATGTAAACCGACGGGTGAGCGGCTGCCGGATAAGGAATGGGTGGCTGTAATGACTGAATATATCGACATACATTATAGGGAATCTCTTACTCTTGAGACGCTGGCTGAAGTCTGTCATGGAAGTCCCTATCATCTGCATCGAACCTTCAAGAAAGTAACAGGAATCACTCCAGTGGATTATATACAGCAAAAGAGAATCGATCAGGCATCTGAATACTTGGTTTCCACGGAGAGGGCAGTAGCTGATATTGGATTACATGTGGGTCTGCCAAATACGTCGTATTTTATTACCTTATTCAAGAAAAAAACGGGGCACACCCCAACGCAGTATCGACAGCTTAACAAAGTAGAATTAACGAAACATTCTGAACTTATTTTGGAGGAACAGAAACATGGAGAGTAG
- a CDS encoding MerR family transcriptional regulator: MEILKTKDAAELLSVSQTTIKRWAAMFPDFFPKDRFGHYTFSEQQISLLSHIKDCINHGEPLESIQLIDSNEKQMSTSPQAPLHPTDAEPMQDILSRIHYIERTLDQKADEVVMIQLLQQREELEDLRIMIKQLAATLEPMQASKGNVFTSNEASRPVTTTRLPSPPRKRGLLRSFFFL; encoded by the coding sequence ATGGAAATTCTGAAAACAAAGGATGCCGCAGAGCTGCTGTCAGTTAGCCAGACTACGATCAAACGTTGGGCTGCTATGTTCCCTGATTTTTTTCCAAAGGACCGGTTTGGCCACTATACATTCTCAGAGCAGCAAATCAGCTTGCTGAGTCATATTAAAGACTGCATTAATCACGGAGAACCACTAGAGAGTATTCAATTAATTGACTCGAATGAAAAGCAGATGTCTACGTCACCGCAAGCTCCACTTCATCCCACAGACGCTGAGCCTATGCAAGATATATTATCCCGGATTCATTATATTGAACGTACACTTGATCAAAAAGCCGACGAAGTAGTCATGATACAGTTGCTTCAGCAGCGTGAAGAGCTTGAGGATCTGCGGATAATGATCAAACAATTAGCAGCAACCCTCGAACCCATGCAAGCTTCAAAAGGCAACGTCTTCACATCTAACGAAGCTTCTCGTCCCGTTACTACTACAAGGTTGCCCTCTCCACCAAGGAAACGTGGTCTATTACGCTCATTCTTTTTCCTGTAA
- a CDS encoding radical SAM protein, translating into MNNEIQYKTPKTLLNKGTGYLNGYSHSLNPYTGCTYGCSYCYVRQMPVSLFRQEEWGTWVDVKLEASAILRKELQKAKSKGPVSIFMSSSTDPYQPIEHKEQVTRALLEVMVENPPDFLFVQTRSPLVRRDIDLLLRLEDRVRVSMTVETDREDIRKKFTPSAPPISARLKTLQLLREAGIPVQATIAPVLPSSPSFPEILRGLVDRVCIDDYFMGDGSGGKRTRRLGIYSLYEELQLEDWYDPSAYHKVYDGLRNIFNEDELFLSQKGFEP; encoded by the coding sequence ATGAATAATGAGATTCAGTACAAAACTCCAAAGACCTTACTAAATAAAGGGACGGGTTATCTGAACGGATATAGTCATTCTTTAAATCCATATACCGGCTGTACTTATGGCTGTTCTTATTGTTATGTGCGTCAAATGCCCGTTTCACTGTTTCGCCAAGAGGAATGGGGAACGTGGGTAGACGTCAAACTAGAAGCTTCAGCTATTTTACGTAAAGAACTCCAGAAAGCTAAGTCCAAAGGACCGGTCTCCATCTTTATGTCCTCTAGTACAGATCCATATCAACCGATAGAGCACAAGGAGCAGGTAACCAGAGCTTTGCTGGAGGTTATGGTAGAGAATCCGCCCGATTTTCTGTTCGTGCAGACGCGCAGTCCTCTCGTACGCAGAGATATAGATTTACTGTTACGCTTAGAAGATAGGGTTCGTGTGAGTATGACTGTTGAGACGGATCGTGAAGATATTCGCAAAAAATTCACACCAAGTGCTCCGCCCATTTCCGCAAGATTAAAGACGCTGCAATTACTGCGTGAAGCGGGTATTCCTGTTCAAGCTACCATCGCTCCGGTATTGCCGAGCAGTCCGTCTTTTCCAGAGATCCTAAGGGGTTTGGTGGATAGAGTCTGTATCGACGATTATTTTATGGGCGATGGCAGTGGGGGCAAACGGACACGGAGATTAGGTATTTATTCCCTTTATGAAGAGCTTCAGCTTGAAGATTGGTATGATCCATCTGCGTATCATAAGGTGTACGATGGACTGCGGAATATTTTTAATGAGGATGAGCTGTTCTTGAGCCAGAAGGGGTTCGAGCCTTAA
- a CDS encoding DUF5301 domain-containing protein, whose protein sequence is MKKRYVLILIPLAIIIILWSVTLYHSYNSFNNLVLDQIDATEITSIDILKSSNDEHVKIIDPQEIEQIIHEFSDMKLRRSNASDKSTEIYWISIIVNKSMRFGMSITDTNFLYMTNLASESKYSSGNFKITSEFDREFIPSLFK, encoded by the coding sequence ATGAAAAAACGTTACGTGCTCATCCTAATTCCTTTAGCAATTATTATTATCCTTTGGAGCGTTACGCTATATCATAGTTATAATTCATTTAACAATCTTGTGCTGGACCAAATCGATGCCACAGAAATCACATCCATCGATATTCTTAAATCGTCTAATGACGAACATGTGAAAATTATTGATCCTCAAGAAATTGAACAGATAATACATGAATTCTCTGATATGAAATTAAGAAGAAGTAATGCTTCTGATAAATCTACGGAAATCTATTGGATAAGTATAATTGTAAATAAAAGCATGAGGTTTGGAATGAGTATCACGGACACCAATTTCTTGTATATGACCAATCTTGCTAGTGAGAGTAAGTACAGCTCGGGGAATTTTAAAATCACTAGTGAATTTGATAGGGAATTTATTCCAAGCTTGTTTAAGTAA
- the aspA gene encoding aspartate ammonia-lyase, whose translation MTGTEFRVENDFLGSKQVDKNAYYGIQTLRAVENFPITGYRVHSELIKAMGIVKKAAALANMEIGRLYRGLGEVVVKAADEIIEGQWHEQFIVDPIQGGAGTSLNMNANEVIANRALELLGHDKGDYRHLSPNSHVNMAQSTNDAFPTAIHIATLSLLEQLLITMRRMHGVFADKAKEFDPVIKMGRTHLQDAVPIRLGQEFEAYRRVLERDIKRIEHTRHHLYEVNMGATAVGTGLNADPRYIEVVVEHLAEISGLPLVTADHLVDATQNTDAYTEVSAALKVCMMNMSKIANDLRLMASGPRTGFNEISLPARQPGSSIMPGKVNPVMAEVINQVAFQVIGNDHTICLASQAGQLELNVMEPVLVFNLIQSISIMNNSFQVFTDFCLAGIEANKEKLERDVERSVGIITAVNPHLGYEVVSRIAREAILTGESVRELCLKYNVLSEEELNLILDPYEMTHPGIAGSALLQKQ comes from the coding sequence GTGACAGGAACTGAATTTCGTGTAGAAAATGATTTTCTAGGCAGCAAACAAGTAGATAAGAACGCATACTATGGGATTCAGACATTACGTGCAGTAGAGAATTTTCCAATTACGGGTTATAGAGTGCACAGTGAATTAATCAAAGCGATGGGGATCGTAAAAAAAGCCGCTGCGCTTGCAAATATGGAAATTGGCAGGCTCTATCGTGGGCTTGGAGAAGTTGTTGTTAAAGCAGCGGATGAGATCATCGAAGGTCAATGGCACGAACAATTTATTGTAGACCCTATACAGGGTGGTGCAGGTACCTCGTTAAATATGAATGCCAATGAAGTTATTGCTAACCGAGCATTAGAGCTGCTTGGACATGACAAAGGAGACTATCGTCATTTAAGTCCCAACTCTCATGTCAATATGGCGCAGTCTACTAACGATGCATTCCCGACGGCCATTCATATTGCGACGCTTTCTCTTCTGGAACAACTACTTATTACTATGCGCAGAATGCATGGGGTGTTTGCAGACAAAGCCAAGGAATTCGATCCGGTTATTAAAATGGGACGCACACATCTACAAGATGCAGTTCCGATTCGTCTGGGCCAAGAGTTCGAGGCTTATCGCAGAGTGCTTGAGAGAGATATCAAACGTATTGAACATACACGTCATCATTTGTATGAAGTAAATATGGGGGCAACCGCTGTAGGAACTGGATTAAATGCTGACCCTCGTTATATCGAAGTGGTTGTAGAGCATTTGGCAGAAATAAGTGGATTACCGCTAGTAACCGCAGATCATCTTGTGGATGCTACGCAAAATACCGATGCATACACAGAAGTGTCTGCTGCTCTAAAAGTCTGCATGATGAACATGTCCAAGATTGCTAATGATCTTAGGCTCATGGCTTCGGGTCCTCGGACTGGGTTTAATGAGATTTCACTACCTGCTCGCCAGCCTGGTTCCTCCATTATGCCAGGTAAAGTTAATCCGGTTATGGCGGAGGTCATCAATCAGGTGGCTTTTCAAGTGATAGGAAATGACCATACGATCTGTCTGGCTTCCCAAGCAGGTCAACTGGAGCTGAATGTTATGGAGCCTGTGCTAGTGTTCAATCTCATTCAGTCCATCAGCATCATGAACAACTCCTTCCAAGTCTTCACAGACTTCTGTCTGGCGGGTATTGAAGCCAATAAAGAGAAGCTCGAGCGGGATGTGGAACGGAGTGTCGGAATCATTACCGCGGTTAACCCACATTTGGGCTACGAAGTGGTTTCTCGTATTGCTCGTGAGGCGATTTTGACAGGAGAATCTGTTCGTGAATTGTGCCTTAAGTATAATGTGCTATCCGAGGAAGAGCTCAATCTGATTCTGGACCCTTACGAAATGACGCATCCAGGAATCGCAGGCTCCGCTTTATTGCAGAAGCAATAG
- a CDS encoding YolD-like family protein, with product MAKAKVAKRPTRDEFVLEELGNQLVEAKQESSEILLTVWGKEEQVRGTIVEMDSRTGKVHISNNQGIEKVPFMDIMQVNYPRD from the coding sequence GTGGCAAAAGCAAAAGTGGCCAAGCGGCCCACAAGAGATGAGTTTGTACTTGAGGAGCTAGGCAATCAGTTAGTTGAAGCTAAGCAAGAAAGTTCTGAGATTTTATTGACCGTATGGGGAAAAGAAGAACAGGTGCGCGGAACAATTGTAGAAATGGACTCGCGGACTGGAAAAGTACACATCAGTAATAACCAAGGTATCGAAAAAGTTCCGTTTATGGATATTATGCAAGTTAATTATCCCAGAGATTAA
- a CDS encoding methylated-DNA--[protein]-cysteine S-methyltransferase, translating into MESRPNAIIYWTLLAYKEWNFYIAASAKGLSYVGSQQKPFEEMSEWVTRRFPGSELVQDDEKMAPYIQELIEYLQGKRQAFSIPFDYRGTLFQLAVWKALCEIPYGQTWSYSDIATHIQKPAAVRAVGTAIGANPILITVPCHRVIGKNGALTGYRGGLEMKTRLLNLESGKIAQEL; encoded by the coding sequence ATGGAGAGTAGACCAAATGCAATCATATACTGGACATTGCTAGCTTATAAGGAATGGAACTTCTATATCGCAGCATCGGCGAAAGGATTAAGTTATGTGGGGTCGCAGCAGAAGCCATTCGAAGAAATGAGTGAGTGGGTTACGCGTCGATTTCCTGGAAGTGAATTGGTGCAGGACGATGAGAAAATGGCGCCATATATACAGGAACTGATCGAATATTTGCAAGGGAAACGGCAGGCATTCAGCATTCCTTTCGATTATCGCGGGACTCTATTTCAACTTGCAGTGTGGAAAGCGTTATGTGAAATTCCATATGGACAAACGTGGTCTTATTCGGACATCGCTACACATATTCAAAAGCCTGCTGCAGTACGCGCGGTAGGGACGGCTATTGGTGCTAATCCGATACTAATTACGGTGCCCTGCCACCGAGTCATTGGCAAGAATGGAGCATTAACTGGATACCGCGGGGGATTAGAGATGAAGACTAGGCTGCTTAATCTGGAAAGTGGAAAGATTGCTCAAGAATTATGA
- the ybaK gene encoding Cys-tRNA(Pro) deacylase — protein sequence MAVTKTNAMRMLDAKKIGYEVFFYDNEDGLIHGTAVAEKIGKPAETVFKTLVAHSGANLYVFVIPVAEELDLKKAAKAAGEKKIEMLPVKDLLKWTGYIRGGCSPVGMKKLYPTFIDISAEGLETIAVSAGKIGQQMDVSPQLLAGVINAKFIDLIK from the coding sequence ATGGCAGTAACCAAAACCAACGCGATGCGAATGCTAGATGCGAAGAAAATTGGATATGAAGTGTTTTTTTATGACAATGAGGATGGACTAATCCATGGTACGGCTGTAGCGGAGAAGATTGGGAAGCCGGCAGAGACGGTTTTTAAAACTTTGGTCGCTCATAGCGGAGCAAATCTTTATGTATTTGTTATCCCAGTTGCTGAGGAGCTGGATCTAAAAAAGGCGGCCAAGGCCGCCGGAGAGAAAAAGATTGAGATGCTGCCAGTCAAGGATTTGCTGAAGTGGACAGGTTATATCCGTGGGGGATGTTCACCGGTTGGTATGAAAAAGCTGTATCCAACGTTCATTGACATCAGCGCAGAAGGGCTGGAAACGATAGCCGTCAGCGCTGGAAAGATTGGTCAGCAAATGGACGTATCTCCGCAGCTTCTTGCTGGGGTAATAAATGCAAAATTCATAGATCTAATTAAATAA
- a CDS encoding DeoR/GlpR family DNA-binding transcription regulator, producing the protein MNPIRRHEMIMEVMLNQKDVTVNELSDKLQVTGKTIREDLSKLEEQGLIVRVHGGAVLAQSDQFGILPSKDPLDKYSDEKTEIALRALAHIEQDDIIALDGGSTTLEIARRLDNMPLTVVTNDVYIISELVPKDHIRLVVPGGYRVRNMLAGPEAVSYVQQLNIQKAFLSSTAVHIEHGLSIYTGDLIEFKQALVSTARKVFAVVDHHKFGQTALRTFASLQEVDVILTDKGLSPETVEQFRSAGIAIECE; encoded by the coding sequence ATGAACCCGATACGACGACATGAGATGATTATGGAAGTTATGCTGAACCAAAAAGATGTAACGGTGAATGAACTGAGCGATAAGCTACAGGTTACCGGAAAAACAATTCGTGAGGATTTAAGCAAGCTGGAGGAGCAAGGACTGATCGTACGTGTACATGGCGGAGCTGTGCTGGCACAAAGTGACCAGTTTGGTATATTGCCCTCTAAGGATCCACTGGATAAGTATTCAGACGAAAAAACGGAGATCGCCTTGCGCGCGCTTGCTCATATTGAACAGGACGATATTATAGCTCTTGACGGTGGGAGCACAACGCTTGAAATTGCTCGACGCCTGGACAATATGCCTCTAACGGTAGTCACCAATGATGTATACATCATCAGCGAACTGGTTCCCAAAGATCATATTCGTCTGGTCGTTCCCGGGGGTTACCGTGTCCGCAATATGTTAGCCGGCCCTGAAGCCGTCTCTTATGTACAACAGCTTAATATTCAAAAAGCATTTTTGTCCTCGACAGCTGTTCATATTGAACATGGACTTTCCATTTATACAGGAGATTTAATTGAATTCAAACAAGCACTTGTATCTACAGCCCGTAAGGTTTTCGCGGTTGTGGATCATCATAAATTCGGCCAAACGGCGCTGCGTACATTCGCTTCTCTGCAGGAGGTTGACGTTATCTTGACAGATAAAGGACTCTCCCCAGAAACGGTAGAACAGTTCCGCAGTGCAGGCATTGCCATTGAATGTGAGTAA